Proteins encoded in a region of the Oxyura jamaicensis isolate SHBP4307 breed ruddy duck chromosome 17, BPBGC_Ojam_1.0, whole genome shotgun sequence genome:
- the GAPVD1 gene encoding GTPase-activating protein and VPS9 domain-containing protein 1 isoform X6 encodes MVKLDIHTLAHHLKQERLYVNSEKQLIQRLNADVLKTAEKLYRTAWISKQQRINLDRLIITSAEASPAECCQHAKILEDTQFVDGYKQLGFQETAYGEFLNRLRENPRLIASCLVAGEKLNQDNTQGVIHTVFTSIYGNCIMQEDESYLLQVLRYLIEFELKESDNPRRLLRRGTCAFSILFKLFSEGLFSAKLFLTATLHEPIMQLLVEDEDHLETDPNKLIERFSPVQQEKLFGEKGTEKFKQRVQEMVDSNEAKLVTLVNKFIGYLKQNTYCFPHSLRWIVSQMYKTLSCVDRLEVGEVRAMCTDLLLACFICPAIVNPEQYGIISDAPINEVARFNLMQVGRLLQQLAMTGSEEGDPRTKNNLAKFDKSCVAAFLDVVIDGRAVETPPMSSVNLLEGLSRTVVYMTYSQLTSLVGFMRNVMSSDQLKEDRMALENLLANLPQNKPGKSSSLEMTPYNTPQLSPATTPANKKNRLPIGQQLAAITAWDTSATNLSAHITLVTPFATRSRSRSNILMDQHGDHEGSSQETIPEVQPEEVLVISLGTGPQITPGMMSENEVLNMQLADGGQGDVPVDENKLHEWFLD; translated from the exons ATGGTGAAGCTGGATATACACACGCTGGCCCATCACCTGAAGCAGGAACGACTGTATGTGAACTCAGAAAAGCAACTGATTCAGAGGCTCAATGCAGATGTGTTGAAGACAGCTGAAAAGCTGTACCGCACAGCGTGGATTTCCAAGCAGCAAAGAATTAATTTGGACAGACTCATCATAACAAG TGCTGAGGCTTCTCCTGCCGAATGCTGTCAGCATGCAAAAATCCTGGAGGACACGCAGTTTGTGGATGGATACAAGCAGTTGGGATTTCAGGAGACTGCTTACGGAGAATTCCTAAACAGACTGAGAGAGAACCCTAGGCTTATTGCATCCTGTCTGGTTGCCGGAGAGAAGCTCAACCAGGACAACACGCAGGGCGTCATCCACACAGTCTTCACCTCCATTTATGGCAACTGCATCATGCAGGAGGACGAGAGCTACCTCCTCCAGGTCCTTCGCTACTTGATCGAATTTGAACTTAAGGAAAGTGACAACCCTAGGCGGCTGTTGAGACGAGGTACTTGCGCGTTCAGCATCTTATTCAAACTTTTTTCTGAAGGacttttttctgcaaaacttttTCTTACTGCAACTTTACACGAGCCAATCATGCAGCTTCTGGTTGAAGATGAAGACCACTTGGAAACTGATCCAAACAAATTAATTGAGAGATTCTCTCCAGTACAACAGGAAAAGCTCTTTGGagagaaaggcacagaaaagtTCAAGCAAAGAGTTCAAGAGATGGTCGACTCCAATGAGGCCAAACTGGTGACCTTGGTGAACAAATTCATAGGCTATCTCAAACAAAACACGTACTGTTTTCCACACAGCTTGCGATGGATCGTGTCACAAATGTACAAAACGCTCTCATGTGTAGACAGGCTGGAGGTCGGAGAGGTCAGAGCAATGTGCACAGATCTCCTTCTAGCTTGTTTCATCTGTCCTGCGATTGTTAACCCAGAACAGTACGGGATAATTTCTGATGCTCCTATAAACGAGGTGGCAAGATTTAATCTGATGCAG GTTGGGAGACTACTGCAGCAATTGGCAATGACTGGTTCTGAGGAGGGAGATCCACGTACGAAGAACAACCTTGCTAAATTTGACAAA AGCTGTGTTGCTGCTTTCCTGGATGTAGTTATTGATGGGCGTGCAGTTGAAACTCCTCCAATGTCTTCAGTTAATCTCCTGGAGGGGCTGAGTAGAACAGTGGTTTACATGACATACAGCCAGCTAACTAGTCTG GTTGGTTTCATGCGGAATGTGATGTCAAGTGATCAGCTTAAGGAAGATCGGATGGCTCTGGAAAACTTGCTAGCAAACTTGCCCCAGAACAAaccagggaaaagcagcagccttgAAATGACTCCATATAATACCCCACAGCTCTCTCCTGCAACCACTCcagctaacaaaaaaaatcgCTTACCGATAG GACAGCAATTGGCAGCCATTACTGCCTGGGATACTTCTGCTACCAATCTTTCAGCTCATATAACTCTAGTAACCCCTTTTG CAACTCGTAGTAGAAGTAGATCAAATATTCTAATGGATCAGCATGGGGATCACGAAGGATCCTCGCAGGAGACTATCCCAGAAGTTCAGCCGGAAGAAGTGCTGGTGATTTCTTTGGGAACAGGTCCACAGATTACTCCAGGAATGATGTCAGAAAATGAG GTCTTAAACATGCAGCTTGCAGATGGCGGACAAGGAGATGTCCCTGTTGATGAAAACAAACTCCATG AATGGTTTCTGGACTGA
- the GAPVD1 gene encoding GTPase-activating protein and VPS9 domain-containing protein 1 isoform X3, producing the protein MVKLDIHTLAHHLKQERLYVNSEKQLIQRLNADVLKTAEKLYRTAWISKQQRINLDRLIITSAEASPAECCQHAKILEDTQFVDGYKQLGFQETAYGEFLNRLRENPRLIASCLVAGEKLNQDNTQGVIHTVFTSIYGNCIMQEDESYLLQVLRYLIEFELKESDNPRRLLRRGTCAFSILFKLFSEGLFSAKLFLTATLHEPIMQLLVEDEDHLETDPNKLIERFSPVQQEKLFGEKGTEKFKQRVQEMVDSNEAKLVTLVNKFIGYLKQNTYCFPHSLRWIVSQMYKTLSCVDRLEVGEVRAMCTDLLLACFICPAIVNPEQYGIISDAPINEVARFNLMQVGRLLQQLAMTGSEEGDPRTKNNLAKFDKSCVAAFLDVVIDGRAVETPPMSSVNLLEGLSRTVVYMTYSQLTSLVGFMRNVMSSDQLKEDRMALENLLANLPQNKPGKSSSLEMTPYNTPQLSPATTPANKKNRLPIATRSRSRSNILMDQHGDHEGSSQETIPEVQPEEVLVISLGTGPQITPGMMSENEVLNMQLADGGQGDVPVDENKLHGKPDKTLRFSLCSDNLEGISEGPSNRSNSVSSLDLEGESVSELGAGPSGSNGVEALQLLEHEQATTQDNLDDKLRKFEIRDMMGLTDDRDISETVSETWSTDVLGSDFDPNIDEDHLQEIAGAAAENMLGSLLCLPGSGSVLLDPCTGSTISETTSEAWSVEVLPSDSEAPDLKQEERLQELESCSGLGSTSDDTDVREVSSRPSTPGLSVVSGISATSEDIPNKIEDLRSECSSDFGGKDSVTSPDMDETAHGASQLTSPPSQTDSLLALFDPLSSNEGASAVVRPKVHYARPSHPPPDPPILEGAMGGNEARLPNFGSHALIPTDLEAFKQRHSYPERLVRSRSSDIVSSVRRPMSDPGWNRRPGNEERELPMPTTNTGTAVLVAASQSSSSSPSKDSSRGEIEERKDSDDEKSDRNKPWWRKRFVSAMPKAPIPFRKKEKQEKDKDDMVPDRYSTLQDDPSPRLSAQAQAAEDILDKYRNAIKRTSPSEGALVNYDSGETTGDGESVHDSPRDEALQNMSADDLPDSASQVAQPQSSAFSYRDAKKKLRLALCSADSVAFPMLTHSTRNGLPDHTDPEDNEIVCFLKVQLAEAINLQDKNLMAQLQETMRCVSRFDNRTCRKLLASIAEDYRKRAPYIAYLTRCRQGLQTTQAHLERLLQRVLRDKEVANRYFTTVCVRLLLESKEKKIREFIQDFQKLTAADDKTAQVEDFLQFLYGAMAQDAIWQNASEEQLQDAQLAIERSVMNRIFKLAFYPNQDGDILRDQVLHEHIQRLSKVVTANHKALQIPEVYLREAPWPSAQSEIRTISAYKTPRDKVQCILRMCSTIMNLLSLANEDSVPGADDFVPVLVFVLIKANPPCLLSTVQYISSFYANCLSGEESYWWMQFTAAVEFIKTIDDRK; encoded by the exons ATGGTGAAGCTGGATATACACACGCTGGCCCATCACCTGAAGCAGGAACGACTGTATGTGAACTCAGAAAAGCAACTGATTCAGAGGCTCAATGCAGATGTGTTGAAGACAGCTGAAAAGCTGTACCGCACAGCGTGGATTTCCAAGCAGCAAAGAATTAATTTGGACAGACTCATCATAACAAG TGCTGAGGCTTCTCCTGCCGAATGCTGTCAGCATGCAAAAATCCTGGAGGACACGCAGTTTGTGGATGGATACAAGCAGTTGGGATTTCAGGAGACTGCTTACGGAGAATTCCTAAACAGACTGAGAGAGAACCCTAGGCTTATTGCATCCTGTCTGGTTGCCGGAGAGAAGCTCAACCAGGACAACACGCAGGGCGTCATCCACACAGTCTTCACCTCCATTTATGGCAACTGCATCATGCAGGAGGACGAGAGCTACCTCCTCCAGGTCCTTCGCTACTTGATCGAATTTGAACTTAAGGAAAGTGACAACCCTAGGCGGCTGTTGAGACGAGGTACTTGCGCGTTCAGCATCTTATTCAAACTTTTTTCTGAAGGacttttttctgcaaaacttttTCTTACTGCAACTTTACACGAGCCAATCATGCAGCTTCTGGTTGAAGATGAAGACCACTTGGAAACTGATCCAAACAAATTAATTGAGAGATTCTCTCCAGTACAACAGGAAAAGCTCTTTGGagagaaaggcacagaaaagtTCAAGCAAAGAGTTCAAGAGATGGTCGACTCCAATGAGGCCAAACTGGTGACCTTGGTGAACAAATTCATAGGCTATCTCAAACAAAACACGTACTGTTTTCCACACAGCTTGCGATGGATCGTGTCACAAATGTACAAAACGCTCTCATGTGTAGACAGGCTGGAGGTCGGAGAGGTCAGAGCAATGTGCACAGATCTCCTTCTAGCTTGTTTCATCTGTCCTGCGATTGTTAACCCAGAACAGTACGGGATAATTTCTGATGCTCCTATAAACGAGGTGGCAAGATTTAATCTGATGCAG GTTGGGAGACTACTGCAGCAATTGGCAATGACTGGTTCTGAGGAGGGAGATCCACGTACGAAGAACAACCTTGCTAAATTTGACAAA AGCTGTGTTGCTGCTTTCCTGGATGTAGTTATTGATGGGCGTGCAGTTGAAACTCCTCCAATGTCTTCAGTTAATCTCCTGGAGGGGCTGAGTAGAACAGTGGTTTACATGACATACAGCCAGCTAACTAGTCTG GTTGGTTTCATGCGGAATGTGATGTCAAGTGATCAGCTTAAGGAAGATCGGATGGCTCTGGAAAACTTGCTAGCAAACTTGCCCCAGAACAAaccagggaaaagcagcagccttgAAATGACTCCATATAATACCCCACAGCTCTCTCCTGCAACCACTCcagctaacaaaaaaaatcgCTTACCGATAG CAACTCGTAGTAGAAGTAGATCAAATATTCTAATGGATCAGCATGGGGATCACGAAGGATCCTCGCAGGAGACTATCCCAGAAGTTCAGCCGGAAGAAGTGCTGGTGATTTCTTTGGGAACAGGTCCACAGATTACTCCAGGAATGATGTCAGAAAATGAG GTCTTAAACATGCAGCTTGCAGATGGCGGACAAGGAGATGTCCCTGTTGATGAAAACAAACTCCATGGTAAACCTGATAAAACCTTGCGCTTTTCCCTCTGCAGTGATAATCTGGAAGGAATATCTGAAG GTCCTTCAAATCGCTCCAACTCTGTATCATCTTTGGATTTAGAAGGAGAGTCTGTATCAGAGCTTGGTGCAGGCCCCTCTGGGAGCAATGGTGTTGAAGCTCTGCAGCTGTTAGAGCATGAACAAG ccACAACTCAGGATAATCTTGATGACAAGCTCCGTAAATTTGAAATCCGTGATATGATGGGGTTGACTGATGACAGAGATATATCAGAAACTGTGAGCGAAACTTGGAGTACAGATGTCTTGGGTAGCGACTTTGATCCAAATATTGATGAAGACCATTTGCAAGAAATTGCAG GTGCAGCTGCAGAGAACATGCTAGGCAGCTTGCTGTGTTTACCAGGTTCAGGATCTGTGTTGCTTGATCCTTGCACAGGTTCAACCATATCAGAAACCACAAGTGAGGCCTGGAGTGTGGAAGTATTACCAAGTGACTCAG AGGCCCCAGACctaaaacaggaagaaagacTGCAAGAACTGGAAAGCTGTTCTGGGCTGGGTAGCACATCTGATGACACAGATGTAAGGGAGGTCAGCTCTCGACCCAGTACACCAGGCCTCAGCGTTGTATCAG GTATTAGTGCAACATCTGAAGATATTCCTAACAAGATTGAGGATCTCAGGTCTGAATGTAGCTCTGACTTTGGGGGAAAAGATTCTGTGACAAGTCCTGACATGGATGAAACAGCCCATG GAGCTAGTCAGTTGACATCTCCTCCTTCTCAGACAGATTCTTTGCTTGCATTGTTTGACCCTCTGTCATCAAATGAGG GTGCATCAGCTGTAGTAAGGCCTAAAGTACACTATGCAAGACCATCTCACCCACCACCAGACCCTCCGATTTTGGAAGGAGCTATGGGAGGTAATGAGGCCCGATTGCCAAACTTTGGGTCTCACGCTTTAATTCCAACTGATCTAGAAGCGTTCAAGCAGAGGCATTCTTACCCAGAAAGGCTAGTCCGCAGCAGGAGTTCAGATATAGTGTCATCAGTTCGGAGACCTATGAGTGATCCTGGGTGGAACCGACGTCCTGGTAATGAGGAGAGGGAACTTCCGATGCCAACCACCAACACTGGGACAGCTGTTCTGGTGGCTGCATCTCAGTCATCATCTTCATCTCCCAGTAAAGACTCCTCTAGGGGAGAG ATTGAAGAGCGAAAAGACAGTGATGATGAGAAGTCTGACAGAAACAAGCCATGGTGGAGAAAACGTTTTGTGTCTGCCATGCCCAAAG CTCCTATtccatttagaaagaaagaaaaacaagaaaaagacaaagatgaCATGGTGCCTGACAGATATTCAACGCTTCAAG ATGATCCCAGCCCAAGGCTCAGTGCACAGGCACAAGCTGCAGAAGATATTCTGGATAAATACAGGAATGCAATTAAGCGAACCAGTCCAAGTGAAGGAGCTTTAGTAAACTATGACAGTGGAG agACTACAGGGGATGGTGAGAGCGTGCATGACTCTCCACGTGATGAGGCTTTGCAAAACATGTCTGCAGATGATCTACCAGACTCTGCAAGTCAAGTAGCCCAGCCACAGAGTTCTGCTTTCTCCTATAG ggatgcaaagaagaaattgaGGTTGGCTCTTTGTTCAGCAGATTCTGTTGCCTTTCCAATGTTGACACATTCAACAAGGAATGGTCTACCAGATCACACAGACCCTGAAG atAATGAAATAGTGTGCTTCTTGAAAGTTCAGCTAGCTGAAGCTATTAACCTTCAAGACAAGAACTTGATGGCCCAGCTGCAAGAAACAATGCGATGCGTAAGCCGCTTTGATAACAGGACCTGTCGAAAGCTGCTGGCCTCTATTGCAGAGGACTATAG GAAAAGAGCTCCATATATCGCTTATTTAACTCGGTGTCGTCAAGGTCTGCAAACAACACAAGCACACTTGGAAAGGCTGTTGCAAAGAGTTTTGCGAGATAAAGAAGTGGCCAACAGATACTTCACTACAGTATGTGTGAGGTTACTGCTAgagagtaaagaaaagaaaataagggaGTTTATTCAAG aTTTCCAGAAACTTACGGCAGCAGATGATAAAACAGCCCAAGTTGAagattttcttcagttcttatATGGGGCAATGGCTCAGGATGCCATATGGCAGAATGCCAGTGAAGAACAGCTTCAGGATGCACAATTAGCTATAGAGCGTAGTGTGATGAATCGCATTTTCAAACTTGCGTTCTATCCTAATCAGGATGGAGATATTCTGCGTGACCA ggTCCTTCATGAACATATACAAAGGCTATCTAAAGTAGTGACTGCAAACCACAAAGCACTTCAGATACCTGAG gTATATCTCCGGGAGGCACCGTGGCCATCTGCACAGTCTGAAATCCGCACAATAAGCGCTTACAAAACCCCCCGAGACAAAGTACAGTGTATCCTGAGAATGTGTTCAACAATCATGAACCTGCTTAGTCTGGCAAATGAAGATTCAGTACCTGGGGCAGATGATTTTGTTCCTGTTCTGGTCTTTGTTCTCATAAAG GCAAATCCACCTTGCTTGCTGTCCACTGTTCAGTACATTAGTAGTTTCTATGCCAACTGTTTATCTGGAGAAGAATCTTACTGGTGGATGCAGTTCACAGCAGCAGTTGAATTCATTAAGACTATTGATGATCGCAAGTAA
- the GAPVD1 gene encoding GTPase-activating protein and VPS9 domain-containing protein 1 isoform X4, whose amino-acid sequence MVKLDIHTLAHHLKQERLYVNSEKQLIQRLNADVLKTAEKLYRTAWISKQQRINLDRLIITSAEASPAECCQHAKILEDTQFVDGYKQLGFQETAYGEFLNRLRENPRLIASCLVAGEKLNQDNTQGVIHTVFTSIYGNCIMQEDESYLLQVLRYLIEFELKESDNPRRLLRRGTCAFSILFKLFSEGLFSAKLFLTATLHEPIMQLLVEDEDHLETDPNKLIERFSPVQQEKLFGEKGTEKFKQRVQEMVDSNEAKLVTLVNKFIGYLKQNTYCFPHSLRWIVSQMYKTLSCVDRLEVGEVRAMCTDLLLACFICPAIVNPEQYGIISDAPINEVARFNLMQVGRLLQQLAMTGSEEGDPRTKNNLAKFDKSCVAAFLDVVIDGRAVETPPMSSVNLLEGLSRTVVYMTYSQLTSLVGFMRNVMSSDQLKEDRMALENLLANLPQNKPGKSSSLEMTPYNTPQLSPATTPANKKNRLPIATRSRSRSNILMDQHGDHEGSSQETIPEVQPEEVLVISLGTGPQITPGMMSENEVLNMQLADGGQGDVPVDENKLHGPSNRSNSVSSLDLEGESVSELGAGPSGSNGVEALQLLEHEQATTQDNLDDKLRKFEIRDMMGLTDDRDISETVSETWSTDVLGSDFDPNIDEDHLQEIAGAAAENMLGSLLCLPGSGSVLLDPCTGSTISETTSEAWSVEVLPSDSEAPDLKQEERLQELESCSGLGSTSDDTDVREVSSRPSTPGLSVVSGISATSEDIPNKIEDLRSECSSDFGGKDSVTSPDMDETAHGASQLTSPPSQTDSLLALFDPLSSNEGASAVVRPKVHYARPSHPPPDPPILEGAMGGNEARLPNFGSHALIPTDLEAFKQRHSYPERLVRSRSSDIVSSVRRPMSDPGWNRRPGNEERELPMPTTNTGTAVLVAASQSSSSSPSKDSSRGEIEERKDSDDEKSDRNKPWWRKRFVSAMPKAPIPFRKKEKQEKDKDDMVPDRYSTLQDDPSPRLSAQAQAAEDILDKYRNAIKRTSPSEGALVNYDSGETTGDGESVHDSPRDEALQNMSADDLPDSASQVAQPQSSAFSYRDAKKKLRLALCSADSVAFPMLTHSTRNGLPDHTDPEDNEIVCFLKVQLAEAINLQDKNLMAQLQETMRCVSRFDNRTCRKLLASIAEDYRKRAPYIAYLTRCRQGLQTTQAHLERLLQRVLRDKEVANRYFTTVCVRLLLESKEKKIREFIQDFQKLTAADDKTAQVEDFLQFLYGAMAQDAIWQNASEEQLQDAQLAIERSVMNRIFKLAFYPNQDGDILRDQVLHEHIQRLSKVVTANHKALQIPEVYLREAPWPSAQSEIRTISAYKTPRDKVQCILRMCSTIMNLLSLANEDSVPGADDFVPVLVFVLIKANPPCLLSTVQYISSFYANCLSGEESYWWMQFTAAVEFIKTIDDRK is encoded by the exons ATGGTGAAGCTGGATATACACACGCTGGCCCATCACCTGAAGCAGGAACGACTGTATGTGAACTCAGAAAAGCAACTGATTCAGAGGCTCAATGCAGATGTGTTGAAGACAGCTGAAAAGCTGTACCGCACAGCGTGGATTTCCAAGCAGCAAAGAATTAATTTGGACAGACTCATCATAACAAG TGCTGAGGCTTCTCCTGCCGAATGCTGTCAGCATGCAAAAATCCTGGAGGACACGCAGTTTGTGGATGGATACAAGCAGTTGGGATTTCAGGAGACTGCTTACGGAGAATTCCTAAACAGACTGAGAGAGAACCCTAGGCTTATTGCATCCTGTCTGGTTGCCGGAGAGAAGCTCAACCAGGACAACACGCAGGGCGTCATCCACACAGTCTTCACCTCCATTTATGGCAACTGCATCATGCAGGAGGACGAGAGCTACCTCCTCCAGGTCCTTCGCTACTTGATCGAATTTGAACTTAAGGAAAGTGACAACCCTAGGCGGCTGTTGAGACGAGGTACTTGCGCGTTCAGCATCTTATTCAAACTTTTTTCTGAAGGacttttttctgcaaaacttttTCTTACTGCAACTTTACACGAGCCAATCATGCAGCTTCTGGTTGAAGATGAAGACCACTTGGAAACTGATCCAAACAAATTAATTGAGAGATTCTCTCCAGTACAACAGGAAAAGCTCTTTGGagagaaaggcacagaaaagtTCAAGCAAAGAGTTCAAGAGATGGTCGACTCCAATGAGGCCAAACTGGTGACCTTGGTGAACAAATTCATAGGCTATCTCAAACAAAACACGTACTGTTTTCCACACAGCTTGCGATGGATCGTGTCACAAATGTACAAAACGCTCTCATGTGTAGACAGGCTGGAGGTCGGAGAGGTCAGAGCAATGTGCACAGATCTCCTTCTAGCTTGTTTCATCTGTCCTGCGATTGTTAACCCAGAACAGTACGGGATAATTTCTGATGCTCCTATAAACGAGGTGGCAAGATTTAATCTGATGCAG GTTGGGAGACTACTGCAGCAATTGGCAATGACTGGTTCTGAGGAGGGAGATCCACGTACGAAGAACAACCTTGCTAAATTTGACAAA AGCTGTGTTGCTGCTTTCCTGGATGTAGTTATTGATGGGCGTGCAGTTGAAACTCCTCCAATGTCTTCAGTTAATCTCCTGGAGGGGCTGAGTAGAACAGTGGTTTACATGACATACAGCCAGCTAACTAGTCTG GTTGGTTTCATGCGGAATGTGATGTCAAGTGATCAGCTTAAGGAAGATCGGATGGCTCTGGAAAACTTGCTAGCAAACTTGCCCCAGAACAAaccagggaaaagcagcagccttgAAATGACTCCATATAATACCCCACAGCTCTCTCCTGCAACCACTCcagctaacaaaaaaaatcgCTTACCGATAG CAACTCGTAGTAGAAGTAGATCAAATATTCTAATGGATCAGCATGGGGATCACGAAGGATCCTCGCAGGAGACTATCCCAGAAGTTCAGCCGGAAGAAGTGCTGGTGATTTCTTTGGGAACAGGTCCACAGATTACTCCAGGAATGATGTCAGAAAATGAG GTCTTAAACATGCAGCTTGCAGATGGCGGACAAGGAGATGTCCCTGTTGATGAAAACAAACTCCATG GTCCTTCAAATCGCTCCAACTCTGTATCATCTTTGGATTTAGAAGGAGAGTCTGTATCAGAGCTTGGTGCAGGCCCCTCTGGGAGCAATGGTGTTGAAGCTCTGCAGCTGTTAGAGCATGAACAAG ccACAACTCAGGATAATCTTGATGACAAGCTCCGTAAATTTGAAATCCGTGATATGATGGGGTTGACTGATGACAGAGATATATCAGAAACTGTGAGCGAAACTTGGAGTACAGATGTCTTGGGTAGCGACTTTGATCCAAATATTGATGAAGACCATTTGCAAGAAATTGCAG GTGCAGCTGCAGAGAACATGCTAGGCAGCTTGCTGTGTTTACCAGGTTCAGGATCTGTGTTGCTTGATCCTTGCACAGGTTCAACCATATCAGAAACCACAAGTGAGGCCTGGAGTGTGGAAGTATTACCAAGTGACTCAG AGGCCCCAGACctaaaacaggaagaaagacTGCAAGAACTGGAAAGCTGTTCTGGGCTGGGTAGCACATCTGATGACACAGATGTAAGGGAGGTCAGCTCTCGACCCAGTACACCAGGCCTCAGCGTTGTATCAG GTATTAGTGCAACATCTGAAGATATTCCTAACAAGATTGAGGATCTCAGGTCTGAATGTAGCTCTGACTTTGGGGGAAAAGATTCTGTGACAAGTCCTGACATGGATGAAACAGCCCATG GAGCTAGTCAGTTGACATCTCCTCCTTCTCAGACAGATTCTTTGCTTGCATTGTTTGACCCTCTGTCATCAAATGAGG GTGCATCAGCTGTAGTAAGGCCTAAAGTACACTATGCAAGACCATCTCACCCACCACCAGACCCTCCGATTTTGGAAGGAGCTATGGGAGGTAATGAGGCCCGATTGCCAAACTTTGGGTCTCACGCTTTAATTCCAACTGATCTAGAAGCGTTCAAGCAGAGGCATTCTTACCCAGAAAGGCTAGTCCGCAGCAGGAGTTCAGATATAGTGTCATCAGTTCGGAGACCTATGAGTGATCCTGGGTGGAACCGACGTCCTGGTAATGAGGAGAGGGAACTTCCGATGCCAACCACCAACACTGGGACAGCTGTTCTGGTGGCTGCATCTCAGTCATCATCTTCATCTCCCAGTAAAGACTCCTCTAGGGGAGAG ATTGAAGAGCGAAAAGACAGTGATGATGAGAAGTCTGACAGAAACAAGCCATGGTGGAGAAAACGTTTTGTGTCTGCCATGCCCAAAG CTCCTATtccatttagaaagaaagaaaaacaagaaaaagacaaagatgaCATGGTGCCTGACAGATATTCAACGCTTCAAG ATGATCCCAGCCCAAGGCTCAGTGCACAGGCACAAGCTGCAGAAGATATTCTGGATAAATACAGGAATGCAATTAAGCGAACCAGTCCAAGTGAAGGAGCTTTAGTAAACTATGACAGTGGAG agACTACAGGGGATGGTGAGAGCGTGCATGACTCTCCACGTGATGAGGCTTTGCAAAACATGTCTGCAGATGATCTACCAGACTCTGCAAGTCAAGTAGCCCAGCCACAGAGTTCTGCTTTCTCCTATAG ggatgcaaagaagaaattgaGGTTGGCTCTTTGTTCAGCAGATTCTGTTGCCTTTCCAATGTTGACACATTCAACAAGGAATGGTCTACCAGATCACACAGACCCTGAAG atAATGAAATAGTGTGCTTCTTGAAAGTTCAGCTAGCTGAAGCTATTAACCTTCAAGACAAGAACTTGATGGCCCAGCTGCAAGAAACAATGCGATGCGTAAGCCGCTTTGATAACAGGACCTGTCGAAAGCTGCTGGCCTCTATTGCAGAGGACTATAG GAAAAGAGCTCCATATATCGCTTATTTAACTCGGTGTCGTCAAGGTCTGCAAACAACACAAGCACACTTGGAAAGGCTGTTGCAAAGAGTTTTGCGAGATAAAGAAGTGGCCAACAGATACTTCACTACAGTATGTGTGAGGTTACTGCTAgagagtaaagaaaagaaaataagggaGTTTATTCAAG aTTTCCAGAAACTTACGGCAGCAGATGATAAAACAGCCCAAGTTGAagattttcttcagttcttatATGGGGCAATGGCTCAGGATGCCATATGGCAGAATGCCAGTGAAGAACAGCTTCAGGATGCACAATTAGCTATAGAGCGTAGTGTGATGAATCGCATTTTCAAACTTGCGTTCTATCCTAATCAGGATGGAGATATTCTGCGTGACCA ggTCCTTCATGAACATATACAAAGGCTATCTAAAGTAGTGACTGCAAACCACAAAGCACTTCAGATACCTGAG gTATATCTCCGGGAGGCACCGTGGCCATCTGCACAGTCTGAAATCCGCACAATAAGCGCTTACAAAACCCCCCGAGACAAAGTACAGTGTATCCTGAGAATGTGTTCAACAATCATGAACCTGCTTAGTCTGGCAAATGAAGATTCAGTACCTGGGGCAGATGATTTTGTTCCTGTTCTGGTCTTTGTTCTCATAAAG GCAAATCCACCTTGCTTGCTGTCCACTGTTCAGTACATTAGTAGTTTCTATGCCAACTGTTTATCTGGAGAAGAATCTTACTGGTGGATGCAGTTCACAGCAGCAGTTGAATTCATTAAGACTATTGATGATCGCAAGTAA